The window TGCCGATCAGAGTGCGGCAACATCGACTGCGTATTCGATTTTGTCGGCGACTTCCTGCGCCAAACGGACGTCAAACATTTCACGCAGCAGATAAAAACCTAATTCCAGGCCGGAACTTACGCCGCCGGCGCTGATAATCTGCCCGTCTGCGACAACTTTGAGCGGCAGGACTTCGATGCCGTACGTTTCCAGTTCGGCAAAAGCGGTATGATAGGTAGTCGCTTTTTTGCCGCGGAGCAAACCGGCTTCGGCCAGGAAAAATGCGCCGGTACAAACCGAGGCGATGTAGGATGCATTTTTCGCCTGCGCTTGTACAAAGGCGAGGAGGTTTTTGTCCCGCATCGCGTGCAGACGCCCTTTGCCGCCGGGAACGACGAGGACATCGAGCGCGGGGCAGTCGGACAGTGTGGTGTGCGGCAAAAGACGCATGCCGTTAGCGGCCGTAAGCGGTTCTTGATTTTGTGCGATCAGCAGGACATTAGTGCTGGCAGGTTGTATCTTATTGATATAACTCAGCACTTCGAACGGCGCGACAAAATCAAGTTCCTCCACATGCGGGAAAAGCAGGATGCCGATTGTTTTCATAGCGATCGCTCCTTGCAAAAAATGATAACTCTGCTTACTATAAAATGTAACTGATTTTGAAAAACGGCGCAATGAAAAATGCCTATGAGCAGAGAGAAAGAGAGTGGCAATGAAAAAATTATATGCGATTGGCGAAATGGCGAAAATGCATAATGTGCCGATTCGGACGCTGCGCTATTATGATGCGATCGGCCTTTTCAAACCGGCGTCGGTCGATGAAGGCAGCGGCTACCGGTATTATTCGGTTGAGCAGTTTGAACACCTGAATACGATCAAATATTTAAAATTCCTCGGCTTTTCCCTTAAAGAAATTGACGAGCACTTAGCTGCCAGAGACATGCAGGGATTTTTACGTTTATTGAAAAAGCAACACGGCGCAACGGCGGCGATGCTGGAAAAACTGCAGGCGATTGCGGCGCAGGTGACAAACCGGATCAACGAACTGGAGGACTGCGCCAGTTTTTCCATGCTTGAGCAGCCTCTGCTCAAAACCTTGCCGCGCCGTCTGATCAGCATCAGCACACAACCGGTCAGCAGCGAGGCGCAGTGGGAAGTCGCCCTGAGTAAGCTGGAGCGGCTGTGCGGCGGACATCCGTCGCTTTTTATCGGTAAAGTCGGCTTTATCGTGACGCAGGATCGTTTGCGGGAAAAACGTTTCGACGGATATGACGCGGTCTTTATCTTTCGCGATGAACTGTCGCCAAACGAAGCAGCGGCGACCTGTCTGGCGGAAGGAGTATACTTGTGCATGCGCTTTCGCGACGGACATGGCGCAGCGCCTGTCTGTTACGAAAAAATGCTGTGCGAAATTGAACGTTGCGGTTACGTGGTGAACGGCGATGCGGTTGAACGGATTTTAATTGACGAATATATAACAAAAGATGAAAAGATGCAGTTGAGCGAAATCCAGATACCAGTAAAAACGGACATTGACTCTCCCGTTACGGAATAGTTTATGATAAAGTGTAATCGTGTAATGAAAACGAAGGGAAATTGCAGCGAATGATAAGAAAAGTTGGAGCAAGAGACGGGAAGGCGGTACAAAGATGACGGGAACATTAGTGAATGCCAGCGCAGTGCTGATCGGCGCGACGGCAGGCTGTCTGCTGCGGCAAGGCTTGCCGCAGCGCTGCCGGGAAACGTTGATGGCGGGGCTTGGCCTGGCAGTCGGCGTGATCGGTCTGCAGATGGCGCTGAAGGGTGATAATGCGCTAATCGTGATCATCAGCCTGGTGGCAGGCGGACTGATCGGCGAAGCACTCGATATTGACGGTTGGCTAAAACGTCTTGGCGATCAGCTGACTGCTAAAGTCGGCAACCAGTTCGGCGATATCGGCAAAGGTTTTGTGACGGCCAGTCTGGTCTATTGCGTCGGTGCGATGGCGGTTGTCGGAGCGATCCAGGAAGGTCTGACCGGCGAGGCGGGTACGCTGTATGCCAAGGCGATGCTCGACGGCGTTTCGGCAATCATCTTCGCGGCCGGCATGGGCATCGGCGTGGCATTTTCCGCTGTTTCTCTGCTGCTGTATCAGGGTTCGATCACACTGTTGGCTGGAGTGGCCAGCCAGTGGATCACGGAACCGATGCTAACCGCGATGACTGCGACTGGCGGCGTCATGATTCTTGGCATCGGCCTATTAGTACTCGAGATCAAAGAAATACGAGTGGCTAATTTGCTGCCCGGATTATTGATTGCCGCCGTCCTGGCGAAATATTGGCCTTGATATGAAGGAACGGCAAACGAGGGCGTTCATGCAAACTTGCGTGAATGTCCTCGTTTTTATGCGGAAAAAAGATTGACAAATAATATGACCGGTTGTATATTAATAGTGTGGTCAAAAAAAATAACGTCAAGTGTGCGTAACGCAGGCTTGACGCATTTTAAAAACAATAGTTATACGATCGGTCATTTAATTAAAAGAAAAGAGGTAGCAAGAGCATGAAAAACTTTCAATTTGTAAATCCGACTAAGATTATTTTTGGTCAAGAACAGATCGAAGAATTGGCGGGGCAAATTCCCTCCGGCAGCAGAGTGCTGGTCTTATACGGCGGCGGCAGCGTGCAAAAAAGCGGTCTGCTCGATCGCGTGAAGGAAAAACTGCGTGCGTATACCGTTGGGACATTTGGCGGCATTGAACCGAATCCGACTTATGAAACGCTGATGAAAGCGGTCGAAGTGATTCGAAGCGAGCAATACAATTTCCTACTGGCAGTCGGCGGCGGTTCGGTGATTGACGGAACAAAATTTATTGCGGCAGCGGTACCGCATCTTGAAAGTGATCCGTGGGATATCGTGAAAAAACAGTTAGCGGTGCAAAACGCGCTGCCGTTCGGCGTCATTTTGACGCTGCCGGCGACCGGCTCGGAAATGAATAACGGCGCGGTAATTACCCGCAAGGAGTATAAAATAAAATTACCGTTTATGAGTCCGTCGGTCTTTCCGCGCTTTGCGATTTTGGATCCGGTTTATACGTATACGCTGCCGCCGAAGCAAATCAGCAACGGCGTCGTTGATTCATTTATCCATGTGATGGAGCAATATCTGACCTATCCGGTTGAGGGCAAGCTGCAGGATCGTTTTTCCGAAGGACTGCTATTGACGCTGATTGAGGAAGGTCCGAAAGCGCTCGCAGAGCCAAAAAATTATGCGGTGCGCGCCAATTTGATGTGGGCGGCCACGCTGGCGCTGAATGGACTGATCGGTAGCGGCGTGCCGCAGGATTGGGCGACGCATATGATCGGGCATGAGATCACTGCATTATATGGTCTCGATCATGCACAGACGCTGGCGATCGTCCTGCCGTCGCTGCTCGATGTGATGAAAGAGGAAAAGCAGGAGAAGTTGCTGCAATACGGCGAGCGGGTCTGGAATCTGCCGCACGACATGGCGGCCGATGAAAAAGCGACTGCCGCGATTGAACGAACCCGAAGTTTTTTTCAAGCGATGGGCGTGAAAACGCGTTTTGCCGAGTACGGACTCGGGAGTGAAGTGATTGAACCGATTCTTGCCAACTTGCGGGCGAACGGCATGCTGAAACTCGGCGAGAAAGGTTTGATTACGCCGGACGTCGTGCGGACGATTCTGACGAACAGTTTGTAAAACGAATGAATGATGGCATCGCAAAAAAGAAGGGATGATTAGCGTGAGTAAAGATTATGATTTATATATAAATGGACAATTTAGCAAAGGGGAGAACGAAGCGCGGCTTACGGTTATTAATCCAAGCGACGAAAGCGTTGTCGGCAGTGTGCCAAGTGCGACGCTGGCGGAGACGGATGCGGCCGTCGCGGCCGCGCGACTTGCTTTTGACAGCGGCGTCTGGAGCGGTTTGTCGCCAGCGCAGCGCGCCGAAGCGTTGCTGCGCATCGCAGCTGAAGTCAAAGCCGATCAAGAGACATTGGTGGATTTATTGATCAAGGAATCCGGTTCGACGGTCGGGAAAGCGAACGGCGAAGTGAACCTTGCAATAAAGACGCTTACTTATTATGCGAAACTGCTGCAAAGTCCGTACGAAGAGGCTGCGATCGCAGCGGACGAAGAGGCGGCTTTATACAGTCATAATTTTATCCGGCGCGAGGCGATCGGTGTTTGCGCAGCGATCGTGCCCTGGAATTTCCCGCTGTCGCTTGGCGTATGGAAGATCGCACCTGCGCTCGCTGCCGGCAATACGATCGTCGTAAAACCGCCGAGTGAAGCGCCGCTTGCGCTGCTTGCGTTTGCAAAGGCGGTTCACAGAGCGGGTCTGCCAAAGGGCGTTTTCAATATGCTGACGGGTTCAGGAAAAGTGATCGGTGAAGCGCTGGCCGCGCATCCGTTGGTGGACAAGGTCGCCTTCACCGGTTCGACTGAAGTCGGCAAGCGCGTGATGAGCCTGGCTGCACAGTCTAACCTGAAAATCACCACGCTCGAGCTGGGCGGTAAGTCGGCGAATATTCTGCTGGAAGATGCTGATTTAGACGAAGCGATTGACGGAGCGCTGTTCGCTTTTCTCTATCACAGCGGACAGGTGTGTGAGTCGGGGACGCGGCTCCTGGTACCGCGCAGCAAATACGAGGAAGTGATCAAACGTTTGGTCGAACGCGCCGAGAAACTAAAGATCGGCGATCCCGGTGATCCTGAAACGTCGATTGGGCCGGTCATTTCAAAGCGGCAGCAGGAAAAAATTGCAGCCTACATCAGCGGCGCGATTAAAGAGGGTGCTCGTTTGGTATTGGGCGGCGAACCGCTGAGCGGAAAAACGTTCGAGAAAGGTTTCTGGGTGCGGCCGACTATTTTTGCCGATGTGAAAAACGAGATGACGATTGCGCGCGAGGAAATCTTCGGACCGGTGCTTTCTGTAATCGCCTATGACAGTGAAGAGGAAGCGATCCGCATTGCGAATGACAGTATTTATGGTTTGGGCGGCGGCGTATGGTCAAAGGATTATCGTCGTGCTGTCGAGGTGGCAAAACAGTTGCGCACTGGTACGGTATGGATCAACTCCTATCATCTGCTGAGTCCAATCGCGCCGTTCGGCGGCTACAAACAAAGCGGCATTGGTCGAGAACTGGGGCTGCAGGGCTTGCTGGCCTATACGCAGACCAAACACATCCATCTTGATCTGGCGAATGACCGTGGAGCACGCTATCAGCGCTTTCTCGGGCAAGCGACGAAAAAATAAGGAGTGACTTTTGATGAATACGACAATTGAAACGATAAAAAATCACCGTTCGATTCGCAATTATTTAGAGCGCGAAGTGCCGGATGAGATGCTGCAGGAAATTTTAGCGGCGGCTAGAGCGATGCCGACATCGATCAACGGGCAGCAACTTTCGATCATCGTGGTAAAAGACAAAGCGAAAAAAGAAGCGATGGCGCATCTGGCCGGGGATCAGGCCTGGATTGCGCAGGCTCCGGTCTTCCTGATTTTTGTCGCCGATTATTACAAGGCGCATTTGGCAGGCGAAAAAAATGGCTTGCCGGAAATTATCCATGAAAGCGTGGAAGGCGCATTGGTGGGAACGTTTGATGCGGGACTTGCAATGGGCGCGGCGATCATTGCAGCTGAATCTATGGGCCTGGGCATTGTACCGATCGGCGCGGTGCGGCGCAAGCCAAATGAAATGATTGAATTACTCGAGCTGCCGCCATACACGTATCCGTTGGTTGGACTGGTTGTCGGCTACCCGGCTGACGCGTCGGCGCAAAAACCAAGAATGCCGGTCGCGGCGCTCGTGCATCAGGAAACGTATGACGCCGCTGCGATGCGTGACGCTATTGACGAATATGACGTCACGATGGAACAGTATTATAGCATACGCGGCGATAAAGTCAGTAATTGGAGCCAGCAAATTGCCGGCACATACAAGCAGGTTTATTTTCCTGAAGTGTATGGCAGCATTAAACGACAAGGCTTTATTAATGACAAATAAAGAAAAAATAAATGCCTGAAAGCACCTGCAAATACTTGTAAAAAAATTACAAATATTTGCAGGTACTTGTATTTTATTGTCGAATACTAAGAGCAATGAAGCAGCGAAGACCTCGTATCTCTTCCTCGTGGCAACATTAAAATGCAAGGAGGGATTCTGATGGCAATCGGTGATAAGAAAAGAGTGGACGGCGACCTGGATCTCAATAACGTCAGACTGGAAGACGTAATCGACATTGAATTTCTGCAGAAATTTCAGGATGACTTCGCCACCGGTGTTGGTTTGGCGAGCGTCACGGTCGATCCGGAGGGGAATCCTGTAACTAAGCCCAGCCGTTATATCCGGTTTTGCATGGATTATACCCATGCGACGGAAACCGGCGACAGGCGCTGCGCGGAATCGCATCGCAAATGCGGCGAAGAAGCGGCAAGAACCGGCAAACCGGTTGTTGCCGAATGCCATGCCGGCTTGATCGATTTTGCTGCGCCGATCATGCTGGAAGGACGATTGATCGGTACGATCCTGGGCGGGCAGGTCTTGACCGGGCCGCCGGTGGAAGGGAAATACCGGCAAATTGCCAAGGAAATCGGCGTAAATGAAGACGAATATGTCGAAGCTTCGAAAGAAGCGCGCATTTTGACGCGCGAAAGCATTGAAGCGGCGGCGAATGTGCTCTTCATCGTGGCGAACAGTCTTTCCGGCGCCGCGTATCGGCAGATGAAACTGAAAAGCGTCGTCAATACGCTTAGTGACGGAGCGCATCAGATTTCGGCTACGATGGAGGAATTGGCGGCTTCGGCTTCGACGGTGAGCGACAACCAGGCGAATCTGAATGAAGAGATCAAGAATGTGAATGTGGTCACCGGCAAGATCGATGAGGTCATGGATTTTATCAAGGATATCGCGGATGAAACGCGTCTGCTTGGCTTGAACGCGGCGATCGAAGCGGCGCGGGCGGGCGAAGCCGGTCTTGGCTTCGGCGTTGTGGCGCAGGAGATCAGGAATCTTTCGGCGGACTCCAAACAGACGGTCAGCAAGATCAAGGATCTGACGACGATCATCAAGGAATCGGTCGAGAAAACCGTCAGGATGGGCGGCGAGACGACGACGACGATTCATCAGCAGGCCGCGGCGATCGAGCAGGTGACGGCGAGCATCCAGGAAATCAGTAGTCTGAGCGAGTTGCTGAGCGAAATGGCAAATAAAGGCGGCTGATGAGCCGATTCGGCTGAAAGGAGGCGAAATTGGTGAGCAAGCAATTTGTCGTTTTCTCGATAAACGAAGAAGAATACGGCTTTGACGTTTCGGCAGTCAACGGAATTCTGCGCGCCAAAAAATTCACGATCAAGACGATGCCGGGCACGTCGAAAGTGATCGAAGGGATCATCAATGTGCGAAACAGCATCAATTACGTATTGAACCTGCGGCATAA of the Azotosporobacter soli genome contains:
- a CDS encoding DJ-1/PfpI family protein; amino-acid sequence: MKTIGILLFPHVEELDFVAPFEVLSYINKIQPASTNVLLIAQNQEPLTAANGMRLLPHTTLSDCPALDVLVVPGGKGRLHAMRDKNLLAFVQAQAKNASYIASVCTGAFFLAEAGLLRGKKATTYHTAFAELETYGIEVLPLKVVADGQIISAGGVSSGLELGFYLLREMFDVRLAQEVADKIEYAVDVAAL
- a CDS encoding MerR family transcriptional regulator; this encodes MKKLYAIGEMAKMHNVPIRTLRYYDAIGLFKPASVDEGSGYRYYSVEQFEHLNTIKYLKFLGFSLKEIDEHLAARDMQGFLRLLKKQHGATAAMLEKLQAIAAQVTNRINELEDCASFSMLEQPLLKTLPRRLISISTQPVSSEAQWEVALSKLERLCGGHPSLFIGKVGFIVTQDRLREKRFDGYDAVFIFRDELSPNEAAATCLAEGVYLCMRFRDGHGAAPVCYEKMLCEIERCGYVVNGDAVERILIDEYITKDEKMQLSEIQIPVKTDIDSPVTE
- a CDS encoding DUF554 domain-containing protein, coding for MTGTLVNASAVLIGATAGCLLRQGLPQRCRETLMAGLGLAVGVIGLQMALKGDNALIVIISLVAGGLIGEALDIDGWLKRLGDQLTAKVGNQFGDIGKGFVTASLVYCVGAMAVVGAIQEGLTGEAGTLYAKAMLDGVSAIIFAAGMGIGVAFSAVSLLLYQGSITLLAGVASQWITEPMLTAMTATGGVMILGIGLLVLEIKEIRVANLLPGLLIAAVLAKYWP
- a CDS encoding iron-containing alcohol dehydrogenase; amino-acid sequence: MKNFQFVNPTKIIFGQEQIEELAGQIPSGSRVLVLYGGGSVQKSGLLDRVKEKLRAYTVGTFGGIEPNPTYETLMKAVEVIRSEQYNFLLAVGGGSVIDGTKFIAAAVPHLESDPWDIVKKQLAVQNALPFGVILTLPATGSEMNNGAVITRKEYKIKLPFMSPSVFPRFAILDPVYTYTLPPKQISNGVVDSFIHVMEQYLTYPVEGKLQDRFSEGLLLTLIEEGPKALAEPKNYAVRANLMWAATLALNGLIGSGVPQDWATHMIGHEITALYGLDHAQTLAIVLPSLLDVMKEEKQEKLLQYGERVWNLPHDMAADEKATAAIERTRSFFQAMGVKTRFAEYGLGSEVIEPILANLRANGMLKLGEKGLITPDVVRTILTNSL
- a CDS encoding aldehyde dehydrogenase family protein; the encoded protein is MSKDYDLYINGQFSKGENEARLTVINPSDESVVGSVPSATLAETDAAVAAARLAFDSGVWSGLSPAQRAEALLRIAAEVKADQETLVDLLIKESGSTVGKANGEVNLAIKTLTYYAKLLQSPYEEAAIAADEEAALYSHNFIRREAIGVCAAIVPWNFPLSLGVWKIAPALAAGNTIVVKPPSEAPLALLAFAKAVHRAGLPKGVFNMLTGSGKVIGEALAAHPLVDKVAFTGSTEVGKRVMSLAAQSNLKITTLELGGKSANILLEDADLDEAIDGALFAFLYHSGQVCESGTRLLVPRSKYEEVIKRLVERAEKLKIGDPGDPETSIGPVISKRQQEKIAAYISGAIKEGARLVLGGEPLSGKTFEKGFWVRPTIFADVKNEMTIAREEIFGPVLSVIAYDSEEEAIRIANDSIYGLGGGVWSKDYRRAVEVAKQLRTGTVWINSYHLLSPIAPFGGYKQSGIGRELGLQGLLAYTQTKHIHLDLANDRGARYQRFLGQATKK
- a CDS encoding NADPH-dependent oxidoreductase; translation: MNTTIETIKNHRSIRNYLEREVPDEMLQEILAAARAMPTSINGQQLSIIVVKDKAKKEAMAHLAGDQAWIAQAPVFLIFVADYYKAHLAGEKNGLPEIIHESVEGALVGTFDAGLAMGAAIIAAESMGLGIVPIGAVRRKPNEMIELLELPPYTYPLVGLVVGYPADASAQKPRMPVAALVHQETYDAAAMRDAIDEYDVTMEQYYSIRGDKVSNWSQQIAGTYKQVYFPEVYGSIKRQGFINDK
- a CDS encoding PocR ligand-binding domain-containing protein, coding for MAIGDKKRVDGDLDLNNVRLEDVIDIEFLQKFQDDFATGVGLASVTVDPEGNPVTKPSRYIRFCMDYTHATETGDRRCAESHRKCGEEAARTGKPVVAECHAGLIDFAAPIMLEGRLIGTILGGQVLTGPPVEGKYRQIAKEIGVNEDEYVEASKEARILTRESIEAAANVLFIVANSLSGAAYRQMKLKSVVNTLSDGAHQISATMEELAASASTVSDNQANLNEEIKNVNVVTGKIDEVMDFIKDIADETRLLGLNAAIEAARAGEAGLGFGVVAQEIRNLSADSKQTVSKIKDLTTIIKESVEKTVRMGGETTTTIHQQAAAIEQVTASIQEISSLSELLSEMANKGG